AGCCCAAACCGGTCTCATCGCAACTATATCGGTTGGACCAAATGTCCAAAAGCTAAGTTATACTTCCTACTTTTCACAAAAGTTAacgtatttggtttcgttaagacaagactttgagcGCAAGAATTATTCTATTAATATGTATGATACGAATCATGGTTACTGGCAACTTCTTTTAAGACGAATATATTgaaataaatttcatgtataaACACATATATAAAGTTATCACTGGTCAAAACTTTGTCCAACCTTCGTGAAAAGGGGGGAGTTCTATAGAGAACCCTTAAATTTATACCAGACACTCAAGCGCTGCAAGGATTGTCTATCTGAACACGAATACTGTACTTATACAAGTAGCAACTACAACTAGAAATGTCGCGCTCTATGACCAAGGAATGTACTACAGATGTATTCATGTACCATCAAACTATTAATTCGACTACTGAGACGCGCGAGGCCATCATTGGAAGGAGTGGTACCTCTGCATTGTGCCGAGGCCGCGGCTGCCCATGACGATGGTGTCGATCTTCTGCTCGTCCACCGCCTCGCAGAGCTTCTCCCTGGCGTCGCCCCAGTACAGCTTCGCGACCACCTTCAGCTGATCGATCCaagataaaataaataatactCCATCCAAGACGTGGCGACAGCACAGAGAAATGTACCCGCACATATACATACCTCCAACTGGCGCGCGGCGGTGTCGAGCATGTCGAGCACCTCGGCGTCGCAGCGCACGCCGTAGTTCTGCATCACCGCCGGCTCCCGGAACTCCGAAAGAGGGATCAGCGCTGCGAGAATCGATCGAATTAGTTTGAGACGGACACGGTTACGGCCAGGGAAGGGATCGTCGGATCGAGCTCAAAAGCAAATAGATGTGGGGAGATTTGTTTATAGTGCAGCTTACGGGATCCGGACTTGGCCCAGAGGGTGTGCTtggcctcctccccgccgtGGCGCAGGACGTGGAGCACGACGAGGGTGTCCCCCCTGCGGAGCAGGTTCTGGGTGGCCCACTCCAGCGCCTTCTTGGCGCTCGCCGAGTAGTCCATCGCCACCCCGATCCTGCGCTCCCCGTCCCCGTCTctgtccccgccgccggccatccTAGCTTCCGATCTGGTCGGTTTTTCTTACTTGCTTTGCTGCCTCTGCTCTTTCGTTCTCACGAGACTCAAAAAAAAGGTGGTGTGCTGCGCCTTGTGGCAAGGATAGAAACAGCCGTGATGTTGTACTTATTGTGAGAGAGGAGAATTGGGGGTTTGGGTTTGGAAGGAAAGGAGAGACGAACCACGGCGGGTTGCGGTGCGTGGCACGTCTCGCCGCGTCACCATGTTTCGGCCTGGGGCGGCGTGCACTCCTGCGGGTTAGCGCCCCGTGCACTCGAATCTTTGCACGGCACACAGTGTGCAACTCGACTGCCCCACGGGACGGCGTCAGGAGAAGCGCCCTCGGCATCGCGCGCCGTGATGCAGTAGCGTGTGTGCCTGAGCAGTTGTCGGTTTAGTAGAAGAAAACCGCGTACTGTAAAAGGGCAGGCACACGTTACAGTCGAGACGGCGGTGAAAAGGGCCGGAGAGTTTCCTCTTTCCGTGCTACCGGCGGAACAGTTGAGACTTGTCTAAAGGGGGTTCTGAAGTGGAGTTTGCGTGAACGGGGACGGTTTCCTTACCCGGATATTCTGCATGCGGTTCCATGTGTTCGTCTCGTCTCGTCTCGTCTCGTGTTAGTTCAACATACTATCTGCTTTTGCTTAAACAAGATAAGCACTATACCTTATCCGTGACCCATTCCCGTCCAACACTCGTTGTGCTACAACTCGTGACTCGTGAGTGCACCTTTGGAATGGAGCGCACGCATAACACAGCTACAATTTTGGCTATTCGTTTGTACTGTATTAATCACACAACCAACCAGTGCTGATTAAATGGCAAATACTTGGCAGGGCATTGTGGCAGCTGTCTCATGGTGTTTGTCAGATGCTGTCTCGGCACAGAAAAGACTGAAGAGACAACACACGTGAGCAAGCAACAACGTCGAGCAAAGCAACTGCAAGTCCCTGCAATGCTGGGCTTTCCGCTCCTTTGCGTGAAGGCCCAAGAAAGGCTACGGTCGTACCTCTTGACCCGCAAACACGCCACCTGATTCACTACAGGGCTCACAGCAAAGCTTATCCATCGGGGTTACAGCCCAGCACACACTTGGGCTCAGTAGCCAGCAGGAGCCCATAGTTTCAGAATTAACCCTTTCTAACCCAGGTCAAGCCCGAGTTTAGCAAATCGAGGTCGGACCAGTGACTCCACGAAACAGATCGATTCCCCTTTTCGTCATCGAGTCAGTCCGGTGGGGCAGCAAAAAGCGACTGCTCCCAATGCAACAGCGATATCGACATGGGCAGTTTCGGCTCAGTCACGACAAAGGGGATCGATCGAACTTATCCATCGAGGATTCCAGACTCCAGAGCTAGCCGCCTCGAAGCCGCTACTACCAGCCAACACGCGCACacagttttctttttcgtcTTCTCCGCCATAGCCCCGATTACCCATGCTCGACATAGCGACAGCGGCGTTATCCATCCAAGTGAGGAAAATGGAAAACGACATGTCGTCTGGTGTGATGCCCTcatgatgtatctatgctgTTGAGACGAGCTCGAGTGTATCCACGCTTCCTGCTTCCGTCGAGCCAAGTTCTAAAATACGACAGTGTTACCTCAGTTTTAGAGTAAGTCACATTTCTTCAGATTTGATCAATTAACGTCTATGggcaaatttattttttaccaTATACAATTTCTTTATGTATAAAACGGAGTATAAAACACACTTCTCGACACGGCCAACGCCAaatgaactactccctctctctctaatTAATTGGCACCGGCTCTTTTGCAAAGAAATCCCTGtaaatttttgaaatatttcgaaaatttacaggattttttttgcaaaaaaacccGACGCTAATTAAttagggacggagggagtacaacacaTATAAAACAACATTCATGCATTTGGTGCCCTAGCAAGACACAAAATCTACaggactagctagctaattaaaCTGATCGACACTGATCTCAGGAACATGTAAACAAGACAACCCTTAGCTAATTAAACAATACACAAATTCTAAAAGCTTGTCTACAAATATACAAGTTGTACTATTTTGTCAAAATACCTGGATACGCATTGCAGCGGGGCATCCCCGGTGACGACTAGAGTTAGCCCTTGGTCACTCACAACAAGAGACATGGGAGTCAAGCCAAGGACGGAGGCAGGAAAAGAATATAGGGAGGGCCAGAATAAAAGAAATGATTtattgggggggggggaggggggggggcaaagcatacaaatgtgaAGCTTATAGGATGAACTTACAAAATTATACAATGCCAAATCTTAGGGggtggaggggggggggggggcaaggCCCAGGCTGGCTTGGGTTGTGCCTTCGCCACTGAGTCAAGCGTTCTGGACTCACTGACGTTGTCGTGGGTGAAGCAAGTATCCTCATCAGACTTGTTTGTAATACCCCACTAGTCAAGGTTTGTTGTGCAACCATGCAATTTTAAATCAGATAGAGATTGCAAAAACACCATATCTATTACTATATATTAAATTACAATCGGTAGTGATGACAGACGTCCGTAGGTCTTTTCATCGAAATTACAACCGGTGCCATCGGAAAAAAACGTTGTGTCGACAGAATTTCCCCCGCCCTTGCACAAGAGAAACACACATGATCCTGTGCTGCTTGTCATTGGGTGGCTAGGGCCCGTGGCCAAAGATTTATCAAGTGTCTCgtatttagtacaaagttactACAAAATTGTAGTAAATCTAAGAGTATtatagatcggagggagtagctcttTACCATTCTCCATATTTGAATATTTTGCTAATGACCTTTGGGTGGGATCACGTAGATTCACGTGGTTTGTTAATGTACTCCGCAATGTCGTGTGTGGTCATGCCATTGTGATGCTTGTAGGAGACCAAaaccagaagaaaaaaaatagctcTCCAGGTTACacaagtgtgtggtgttgccGCTTCTAACTTTTTTCATGGGTTCATGGGCGAAATGAGATAGTGAAGATATCAAAAGGAGTCAAACTATTCAGTCATAATACTTTTTTGAACGGGTGATGCTATATAATTTTCGGAAGAAAAGATATTATTATGTTCTGAAAGAGTAGAGTATAGAGACGAGATCTTCTGAAAAACCGTTTTTAAAGGAATATTTGGTGGTGTCAAAGAAGATCAAAGAGAAAAAGATTTGATGCATATTTTCGAGTgtgttgttttattttgttgtgcaGTTGCAACGCATGTCCATTTCCGTTAGTAAATAGTACTACTATAATAGACAATAAAACGAAGTTTTCACATTGTTCACAACGGTTTCGTCTATTTTTACCCCTGAAATCACTCTTGGAGCTGAACCTTTGCACATTTTAAAAAACACGTCAATCCTTCCTTCTTTTCCTTAGAACCAcgttcttcttcattttttccGTTTTAACTTGCGGCATGCCTTTCAATTGGCCACGTCGTAGGCCGACGACCGCGCCCAACCCCAGCACGGCCAGCCAACTCGGCGGCTCCGGTCAATCCAGATGCCAGAGAATTAAAACATGCGCCCATATCCTGGGCCCCAGTGCCCCACGCCGTTTTGGTGCATCCGGCAACCACCGCATGATTGACATGGCATCACGTCGCCGAAACCCGAAAGAAAAACGTACGCCGGGCGGGTGCTAGAACCGTAGAACCAGAGTAACACAACGGCGAGAGGCCTTCTACGGGATACGGCTATACGGGCCCCCGATTCCCCTACGCGCGTCTTCCTCCCCAATCCTCGTCGTCCTTTCTTCCCTCCAGCTCGTCCTTGCCCGCCGTACAAACACCTAAAAATCAACACACGGCGGCTTCTCTTCTGGAAGGGAAGGGCTCTATTAAAGCCGCCGCTCCCGTTCCCATCCCACCGATTCTTCTGgtgcccgcccgcccgccgccgccgcgcgcgttCCCCCCGCTTTATAATCAATCATCCAGCCAGCCACCAGCCCAATCAATCATTCCGCCATCGCGCCATATCCAAGGGTTCTTctcgctgctcctcctcctcctccttcttcctcctcctcgggctCCGGACGGCGAGGAGAATTGTCTGCCTGCGTCTCCTGATTCTCGCCCGAGCCGCTGGTGCCCGCGTGCTTTGTTTGCGTTTCATGGTGTGTCATGTGGCCCCTCTGCTTCATCTCTGACAAGCTGTTCAAGGTGGCCGGAGACGACTGCGGCGAGGGCCCCGGTGCGGCGCTGCCCCCCGGCAGCCAAATTCCACTCGCACGCCGGTCCTACCGCGTCGATGTCggttcctcctctccttcttcccctcCCCTTTAGCGCCATGTGATTGCCTCACTGTGCGGTTCTGTCCGTGCGTGTGCACATGTGACGATTGTTAAATCGCTGCACGGCACGCggttctctcttctcttttatGTCCATTTCGTTTGACGTTTGGGGTTGGTTTTGCTAGGTTCCGCATGTGCAGCAGGCATTCACCTGGGACTGCGGCCTCGCTTGCGTGCTCATGGTGCTCAGGACGCTAGGGGTTGATTGCTGCGACGGCATTGCCGATCTCGGGAAGCTCTGCCACACCACAAGGTTTCATTCAGCACACAGATTATAAGCCAAATTAGCTGTGCAGTACTACTACTTGCTGAAACTTTGTTAACTAGGTGGGCTACTTGGAGAAATATTAATTTAGGTGAAAACCTTTAGCGCAGAGCTAACACTAGTTGTCGTGGACCATATGGTCTAAAACGTGGAGTGCTCCTTGCTGTTAAGTATCTGTTAGGGACAGACAAAACGCATGAGTTGCTTTTCTAAGGGGGAAGAAAAGGCATCGCCTCATTTGTTACATCTAGAAGGCCGAAAGAGTCCTTAAAATGTGAACTACCGTAACTCTGTAAGCAGTGCTGCTAAGCCATGAAGCTGCCAGAACTTGATTGATAATTGAACCTGCATTTATATGGGAATCAAATTCAGAATTCTGCTATCATGTAGCAGCTTATTTGCTCTCTTGGTTTAATAGGCTTTTCTCCCACTAATGTATAACGTGATTtaagaaataaatataagCATAATATGATTTACATGAGCTAGTGATTACTTTGTTGGATGCTATCTTGATTGGGGCTATGATAGGTTTTGTTGCGTGTGGAGTTACTAACAACCACCTTAGGCACATTGATTTTAAAGATACACAGAACAGTACTCATTCAACATGCTAACAAATACATTCATTTTCACGGATTATCTGAAACGATTCTTTAAAATTCTAGAATTTCGTACCCTGATATACTGACATTTTTGGGTTTTGCAGCATTTGGACAGTCGACTTGGCATATCTATTACACAAGTTTCGAGTTAGTTTTTCGTTCTTTACTGTGACTATTGGGGCGAATCCTCAATATTCTGCAGAAACCTTTTATAGAGTATGTATCCTGACCTACTACTTACTACTTTGCTGATTCTTCTGAAAATCACTGTCGTAATGTTTCCAAAACTACCAATTGTGATAGGAGCAATTGCAAGAAGACATCGATAGAGTGGACGAACTATTTGGAAAAGCAGTTGATGCTGGAATCAGTATTCAAGTACGCTCACAACATGCATCATGAAGATTATATATTCCATTTACTTCTCATACTGGTTTTAATTGTTTGCaatttatgttttttctcAGTGCAGATCCATCAGTGCGTATGATATTGCTTTTCTACTGTTATCCGGGCACTGCATCGCCATTGCGCTAGTGGACAAATCAAAGTTAATGTAAGATTATTTTTTCTGACTAGGATCAGATATCTATTCTTCTACTCATCAACATcaacttcttatatttagttCTGTCATTTGGAATCGTCAGTGGAGTAGCGTGTTATTGCTTAAGCAATTAAACTAATATGAAGTAATTTTGGTTGAAACACTTGTGACGACTTGGGCCATTTCAGTAACCCAATTCTGGTATCGCTTTAGTGTCCCATGTTCTTTTGATTAACCATCATCAGGCTACTGTCTGTTTAATATCTTGTTCAGTGGTGGTACATTATGTGGTCACAAGTAGATTAAGCAGTTGAGCAGTATAAACGATTCACCGGGATCTAAATTTTTGGCTGAATTCATGAATTTTCTACAGATTGCTTCACTTTACATTTCCAAGAGCAAAAGTAGGGAGTGACTGATCAATTAAGTTGTCCGACGTTATTAGAAATGTGCAATGACAGTGCGATAATAATTGGAATCTTGGGTGCAGTTCCTCTTGGATGAATGATGTGCATGACGTGCAACAGTTCAACGAGGACTCAGATTACATGGGTGAGTCATGATGCTCTTTTCATTTGGAACTTTTactttgtttttctgaaaggagttattttctttgtcttcTTGGAAGGAGTTATTTGCCGGACAAGAACCATGATTAATGTCTTATATTTTAGTATCCATACTCTTGATCGTCGGCTTATCTATCTGAGAAGCAAAACAGTTTGTTAATCAtctcctgttttttttttgagctaAGTTAATCATCTCTTATGGTATGCTTGTAGTAGTCCGAAACCTCTGCTTGCACTTTCTGCTCGCCATGATGTAAATTAGCATACTGTATCCATGTTAATTGGTTGTGCAAATCTCTTCTGTTTTCTGGCCTGTTAAGAAATATGGCACTCAAACTTCCTCTTGAGGTTATACTGGCATTTCTATGTTCACTGCACAGCTATGAACATCAATGGGAGCGCCTGTTTGGCTGGAAAACAGGACGAAAGTCACTGCTCattcaaatatgcaaactTATGAAACTTTTTAGTTATTATTACTAAACAATGGTGGCTATGCATATAAATCTTACTTCTTATGTCACGTAGCTTACCCTATTCTCTAAGAGCATAAGGTTCAATACTGAATAGTGAATACATTCAGTAGCTAAGTTGGTTGATAGCTGGCTTATGTGTATTAATTAAGTATGCTTTGCAACAAATATTCATTATGTGGCCATATAGTTCCTGTAAATGTTATTAACCTGGTGAATACTGTTCCCCTTTGCAGGGCATTATGTTGTCATATGTGGCTATGATGCTGATGCTTGCGAATTTGAGATAAGGGATCCGGCCAGTTCTAGGTATCTACTATTAACCTTGTACTTTTAGATCTCAAAcgatgtgatttttttttcatcccaCAACATGAGTATGTTCGATGAATAATCTGTACTTGTCCCCCCCTAAGTATGTCActtgttttcttctccatAGATGCATAACATCCAACTGTGAATAGATAACAGACCCTCTGTAGAACTAGCCTCTTGGTGAGCTGGGATATAAAACTACAAGAGGTGATGATCATAAGTTGTCTTGCAAAAACCAAAAGGTTGTGCAAATTGAGGGGTACCCAGCTGATTGTGTGCTTCATGTCGGCCTCCATTTATGTTTGTGCATGATTAGCAAATAATAGCAGCAAGTAAACTTATATCTTTTCTGTTCTCCACTTGAACTCTAATTCGGACTGTAAAATTCTCCCAGGAAGCGTGAAATGGTGCCCATGAAGAGCTTAGAAGAAGCCCGCAAATCCTTTGGAACTGATGAGGATATTCTTTTGGTGGGAGTTCTTGTATTATGATTCGTTCTTCTAGCTTCAGATTTTTGTTCTAGTTGTGCTCCATACTTTGCATCCTACCAATTTTCAATCTGTTGCATGTCTCCAGCGTGGAgaataagaaaaaataaattatttgtAGCTTTGTGTCGGCAACTCGGCATGCAAATGAAAATGTGATATTTAGCACTGATTGGCAGTGATGTATTGCAGGTCTCCTTAACTGGAAAAAACGGGATGAAGCTATCGCGCAAACTTCCAGACAGCTCTCTGTAAACTGCTCACAAGCCTCCAGTCTCCTTGTGTATACGCTTTACATGCCCGTGTAGTTACGCTTACCATTTGTCAAGTCAGGTATGTAGTGTGTAGTGTGAGAGCATTCTTGCAACCGATAGGAACAGTTTCCTAGTGAAGTTAGATAGACGAAATTAGTAAGGCTTATAGGTCGACGGGGGCTCACCCACACTGGAGCTACaaagggagcagcagcagccgcagcaacTCTGCTCAGCAAGAGCTGCTTTTGTACACAGAAACTGCCTCTGCCCCCAGCGATCATAGCTGGACAGAGACGTCGCATATGTACAGATATCCATGAATAAATGGTGACCAAGTCATATACACACTGTATCTTCTTCAAATCCTTTCTGGTACGTGAAGAATCAACTCTTTTTTTCTAGCCTTTCATGAGCACAAGAGGCCGGCGAGCTACAAATTGACGTTTGGAGTATACAGGATATGCGTCGTAAAACTCCGGCCGGCAACGGCGTCGCTGTCCACTGTCGTAGGATTGGCGGGATCTGATCATCTGAATCTTCAGTGTGATTTGACCACAAGTTGGATGAGTGGTCGTTACTCGCGGGTGTTAGGTCGCACCAACCGCACAGGCCTGCGAGCTGGTGATGTGGAAACAACGGTTTCGCTGTCACTGATTAGTTGCACCGGTCAATAGGATTCATTAATCTGCCCAGCACACGCAAAACACCTTGCTAAATGCGTCCCAAACATTTGTCCCCCAGCTCTAGGCCTCCAGCAATATTGTTTACCAGTTAAGGGAAGTTCGCAGACTTGAATCGCACGCAGTTCATAATTAGTAGGGTCAGTCAATCCATGAACAAGGCTGTCTAGATCACCGATTCTTAACTGTTCGTTCCTTAATTGATCGTTCGTGGTGCCAAACGTAGTCTCGAAGTAACAATGACAGTTTTCTTGACTGCATCTTTTGATTAGTCAAGTCTCCAACTGCAAGTGAGCCGCTGCAGGGGAGAAAGAATCGTTTCGGAGAGGCAATTTATCTCATCCACCTATCAGATGCTACAGTGCCAGCTTCTAAGTCAGGTTCCGCCGCAAGAAAGGCACAAACTTTCCGAGCGAGATGGTGTGCTACTCCGTCCTCCCATAGAACGGATATGAAGATCGAACCAAAACTTTCAGTCAGGCCGTCCAGATCTTCGACAGGTCAGGTGGCCTATGGGCCTAGAACCAGCTCAGTCCGAGTCACGGCGTCCTAGGACCTTACCTTGCGTTAGTGGCTACAAAACCAAGCCCACAATCGAAACCCCGAAAAAAGCAAAATTCGATCGCTCTCGGCTTCACATCCGCTATATCTAGACCTGTTTTGTGTAAAGCAAAAGGAGAACAATGACGACGTAGCGAGCACGATTCGTCTGCGATTAACAAAAGTGGTAACATAGATGCCAACTAAACAAATTTGGTGATGTGGCATGTTATTAATGAGTAGAGAGATGTTTGTGGTAACTAGATAGGTtatcataacatcacacaaaccaAAACAAGACGAACGTACAACttaataaatgacacaatgcatgacaccacatatatgttGCTACCCATCATGAAAGTAGTAACTTAGAGTAGTAACTAAGTTACCATGCATTTTAACCAGCCTAAGCGCCGCATAAATCgcctttcttttccttcctcGGAGCGATGATGACTTGATCAATCGGTGCGTGTTCGGTCTCCGTATTAAATTTCTCCGGTGACACGATGTGACAATACGGAGCACGCGCGGACCTTCATGGTGGTGCGCCGCCCCCTTGCAGTCTACGTCGCACGATCTTGTAGCACTTCTTTTCGCGGCCTGCGACAAACACCTCACTCCCTTTCCCGTACGTGTGCATGCCGCCAGTGCGCTGGCTGGTTTCTTTGAATGGAGCACGAGATCTTGGAGCGGCTTGTCTTTGGCCAGATTGTTGAGATGTACGTATCTGTATAGGTCTCCTTGGTAGTTTCCTTGTACACCAAGGCTTGTAATCTGTATGCCTCCTATATATATACGTGACAGCCGGCCTTGTTGGAACTGTGCAATCTCCTCTAATCTCTCTACATGGTATCAGCCTAAAAACagaccctaaccctaaccctagccacgccgcctccccttggcgccgccgcggccacgcTTCCGCCACGGCCGAGATGTCCAGCTCCAGCCCCTCCGACCCCTTCAACTCCTCGCGGTCTGGGAGCTCCAACCCCTTCGCCGGCCCCTCCATCGCCGTCATCCGCGACGTCCCCGTCCTCGAGCGCGTGCCGTTCAAGCTCTCCCACACCGCGGCCAACTTCTTCGCGTGGAAGACGTACTTCGGCCTCCTCTTCCGTGAGTACGATCTCCTCGACCACGTCGACGGCACCACCGACCTCCTCGCCATGCCGCACGACCCTGACTGGAGCACCATCGACGCCACCATCATCCGCTGGTTCTTCCAGACCGTCTCCACCGACATCTTTCACACCGTTGTCCGCGATGGCGACACCGCGCGCGACGTATGGAAGAAGATCACCGGTCTCTTCACCGACAACAAGATCCAGTGCATCACCTTCCTCCAGCAGGAGTTCTTCGGCCTCCACCAGAACGATCTCTCCCTCGACGCCTTCTGCTTGCGCCTCAAGACCCTCTCCGACGAGCTCCGTGACTTGGAGTTTCCGGTCACCGatgccctcctcctctctacGCTCGCGGCTGGTCTTGGCGAGGATCTCAGCCACGCCGCCTCCAACCTCACGTTGCTCACCACGCCGACCTTCGAGCAGGCCATGGCCTATCTTCGTAAcgaggagcggcggctgcAACACCTGCGGGCTCGCGCGGTTCACACCGCCTTAGCCGCGCTGGCCTCTCCCGTGGAGCGCCCGCGCACTCACCGTCGGCTCCCCCACCCGACCCGCCCCAGCCGTCGGCCTACCAGACTCCTCCTGCCACGGGTGGCAACGGCGGGAACGGCGGCCGCCAGTGTCGATGCGGTCGTGGTTGCAACGGAGGCCAGCGCAACCGCGGTCCTGTCAACCCGA
The Brachypodium distachyon strain Bd21 chromosome 2, Brachypodium_distachyon_v3.0, whole genome shotgun sequence genome window above contains:
- the LOC100824072 gene encoding protein GUCD1 — its product is MWPLCFISDKLFKVAGDDCGEGPGAALPPGSQIPLARRSYRVDVPHVQQAFTWDCGLACVLMVLRTLGVDCCDGIADLGKLCHTTSIWTVDLAYLLHKFRVSFSFFTVTIGANPQYSAETFYREQLQEDIDRVDELFGKAVDAGISIQCRSISAYDIAFLLLSGHCIAIALVDKSKLISSWMNDVHDVQQFNEDSDYMGHYVVICGYDADACEFEIRDPASSRKREMVPMKSLEEARKSFGTDEDILLVSLTGKNGMKLSRKLPDSSL
- the LOC100823760 gene encoding universal stress protein PHOS32; protein product: MAGGGDRDGDGERRIGVAMDYSASAKKALEWATQNLLRRGDTLVVLHVLRHGGEEAKHTLWAKSGSPLIPLSEFREPAVMQNYGVRCDAEVLDMLDTAARQLELKVVAKLYWGDAREKLCEAVDEQKIDTIVMGSRGLGTMQRILLGSVTNYVLSNASCPVTVVKGD